CGGCTCCTTCGCCCCGTGCTTCATGAGAGTCTTCTTGGTTTGTTCGCTCCCGAGCTTCTTGAGTTGTGCCATCACTTCGTTCGCGGTCATGAGACACCCCGAAAGAGTTCACCACGGATTAACACGGATAAGCGCAGATCAAAACAAAGCGAGCGCGCCAACTCTCTTCGGTTTTCTGAGCCGCGTCAATCTGCGTTGATCCGCGGCTCCGGAATCGACTTACAATTAAGGGATGAGCGCGATTTACCTCGACCACAACGCGACCACGCCGCTCCTGCCCGAAGTGTGGGACGCGATGCGCCCCCTGATGACGGAGACGTTCGGGAACCCGTCGTCCGCGCACGCGACCGGGCGCAAAGCGCGCCAGGCGCTCGAAGACGCGCGCGAAAAGATCGCGGGTCTGTTGGGCGCGCACCCGGACGAAGTCACATTCACCAGCGGCGCGACCGAAGCGAACAACCTCGCGATCTTCGGGCTGATGGGGAAGCAAAGGCAACCTAACCCCCTAACCCCCTTCGCCTCTTTGAGCGCCGGTCCTGTCAGCGGAGCTTCTCGCGGACCGGCGACGAAGGAAGGGGGAACCGAGCCAAATACGCAGGCAACCACACCCCAAGCGCCGGCTTTAAGCCCCTCTCCGCTTAGGGGAGGAGTATGGAAGGGGTTATGGCCACAACCCACCCCCCCATCCCCCCTCCCTGAAGGGAAGGGGGAGAAAGAATTGTCGACAGACACAGCCCCCAGCACAGAGAAAATGCGCGCCAGCTCCCCCTTCCCTTCAGGGAGGGGGGATGGGGGGGTAGGTTGCCTTTCGTCCCGCCTCGAACACCCGTGCGTCGTCGAGCCGCTTCGTCACCTGGAGTCACTCGGAGTCGGTGTCGAATGGATGCCCGCGAACGCCCGGGGAGTGATCGAATCGGGCGCGATTGCGGCGCGAGCCGGTTCACTTGTCTGTGTGATGCTCGCGAACCACGAAACGGGCGCCGTTCAACCCGTGCGTGAGATCGCGTTGGCGCTGCCGAAGGGGGCGCGATTACACTGCGACGCGGTGCAGGCGGTCGGCAAAATGCCGGTGAACTTCCGCGAACTTGGAGCGACCACACTTACCGCCAGCGCGCACAAATTCGGCGGACCGAAGGGCGTCGGCGTGTTGCTCGCGAAGCGCGGCACGTCGTTGACGCCCCTCACCTACGGCGGGCACCAACAACAGGGCCGACGCCCGGGCACGGAGCCGGTTGCGCTCGCGGTCGGGTTTGCGGTGGCGCTGGAACTTGCGACGCGAAACATGGACACCAACCGCACGAAGCTCGAATCACACCGCGCACGGTTGTGGACCGCGCTGGAACGCACGTGTCCACCTGTAGTGCTCAACGGTCCGGAGATTGGCGCGCCCGACGTGGTGCCGACGACCCTGAACGTTTCGTTCCCCGGGTGCCGGTCGGACTTGCTGCTGATGTCGCTCGATCTCGCGGGCGTCGCATGTGCGACCGGGTCCGCGTGTTCGAGCGGCAGCTTGCTCCCCAGTCCCGTTCTGCGCGCGATGGGTGTACCGGACGAGGTGCTGAAGTCCGCGCTACGGTTCAGTTTTTCGCCCGCGCAAACGAGCGAAGAAATCGACGACGCCGCAGCACGCATCGCTAAGTGTGTGTCGGCGACGCGCGCGTGAGCGGGACTACTTCGGGGACACGTCGAAATCGACGGGCTTCATCTCCATCGTCGCCCCCGCCCCGGCAATTTGGATGGCTTCGCCGGCTCGTCCTTTTGCGCCGCCACGAACCCCGTTTTCGTGCCAGTACACGATCTGGAAGTTACCGACCGGCGCGTTCTTGATCTCGAACTTCCCGTCCTCGTCGGTGATCGCGTAATACGGGTGATCGAAAATGCGCACGTAACCCGCCATCCACGGGTGAATCGTACACTTGTACTGAATCGGTGTCGTCTCCTTCACCAGTGGGTTCGGCATCGTCCAGTCCGTCTGCTTGGCGATCGTCGGGTTGTGGGTGCCATTGTTGGCGGTGTCCCAGAAGAAGTTGTGCGCGATAGGGGCCGGGTTCTTCACCACGATCGTGTCGCCGACCCGAGCAACGGTCACGCGCTTCACGAACGCGCAGCACGGCTGATCGATAACGACCTCTTCGGGCTTGCGCTTCGCGTCGGCCGGGTGAATCTGATTCGCGGCGAAATCGGCCTTCAAATTGGGATTATTTGGGCGCAAGTACACAACCACGTTCTTGATCCCACGGTTCTTGGGATTCACCAGAATCGACTCGTCGAGAACCGCCCCCTTCGCGAGACATTCCTTCTTGTCCACCTCCACTTTCAGTGCGGCCGGCTTCGGGATCGGCTTATTGGCCGGGAACACGACCTGTCCTTTGACCGTCACCCACTGTTGTTGCGCACTCGCAACGGATACGAGCGCGCAGCAGCACACGCACGACAATAAGAGTCGCATCAGAGCACCTCGGGAGTAATGAAACGGGAAGCGTTACTTTTTGGCGGGCCAACCTCGGCTCTCGAACTCGCGCGGATCGAGTTCGAGCGTTCCTGCGCGGCTCTCGGGGATTGTTACTTTCTCACCCAACCGGCCGGGGGCGCTGCCCAAGAAGCCGACCACTTCGTGCCACGCGACCAACCGCCACTTACCGGCGGGGGCGTTCTCGATCGTGAACCGGCCGCTCGCGTCGGTGACTGCGAAGTACGGGTGATCGAACGCCCACACGAAGCCGGTCATCCACGGGTGAACGGTGGACCGGAACGAGTCGGGTGAGTGCAGTTCTGGTAGTGGCTCCGAAGTGCGGCTCGTGTCATTAGCGACCAGGACGTTGAATTCGCGCACCGTGCTGGCCATATCGGAAGTCGCGGCGGTGTAACGGATGTTGGTGGGCACCTTCAGCCGGTTGGTGAAGGTCACGCGGTCCCCGGCTCGCACGGCCAGCGTTCGCGGGAGGAATTGCCCGGCCACCGCGAGCACGTGGTGCTCCTGCGCCTCTGGATCAACGAGAAGCGGGCGAATCTTCTCCCGCGGGAAACTCGCCTTCCGGTCGTCCGAGTCCGGGCGCAACCACACCACCACGTTCGCGATCCCGCGGTTCTTGTCGTTAATGATCGTGTCCTCGTACCGCAACGGCGCGAACGACTTCCACACCTCGGCGTCCTGAATTCCATTAGTCGGAACCAAACGCGGGTTCGGAATCGCCCGTTCCTTGGGGAACACGATGCGCCCCGACACAGTCACCCACGGCTTGGCGACCGCATGTGGTGCGGGTGCTACGTCGAACTGCGCCTTCGGTGCTTCTGAACGTTCTGCAACCGGATCGAGCGGCGAAATCGGCGGGCTATTGGCTTCGTAAGCCACACCAAACGCGATCCCGCTGACCGCGAGAACCACGCCCACGGTCGTGGCCCACAGTTTCGTGCCGATACCGCGTTTCAGCGCTTCGGTCGCGAGTGCGACACTCGTGGGCGAAGGCGCGGGAGCGAGAGTTGTAGCGCGTGCAGGCGATGCGAGGGCACCGGT
This region of Gemmata massiliana genomic DNA includes:
- a CDS encoding cysteine desulfurase family protein, whose translation is MSAIYLDHNATTPLLPEVWDAMRPLMTETFGNPSSAHATGRKARQALEDAREKIAGLLGAHPDEVTFTSGATEANNLAIFGLMGKQRQPNPLTPFASLSAGPVSGASRGPATKEGGTEPNTQATTPQAPALSPSPLRGGVWKGLWPQPTPPSPLPEGKGEKELSTDTAPSTEKMRASSPFPSGRGDGGVGCLSSRLEHPCVVEPLRHLESLGVGVEWMPANARGVIESGAIAARAGSLVCVMLANHETGAVQPVREIALALPKGARLHCDAVQAVGKMPVNFRELGATTLTASAHKFGGPKGVGVLLAKRGTSLTPLTYGGHQQQGRRPGTEPVALAVGFAVALELATRNMDTNRTKLESHRARLWTALERTCPPVVLNGPEIGAPDVVPTTLNVSFPGCRSDLLLMSLDLAGVACATGSACSSGSLLPSPVLRAMGVPDEVLKSALRFSFSPAQTSEEIDDAAARIAKCVSATRA
- a CDS encoding cupredoxin domain-containing protein, producing the protein MRLLLSCVCCCALVSVASAQQQWVTVKGQVVFPANKPIPKPAALKVEVDKKECLAKGAVLDESILVNPKNRGIKNVVVYLRPNNPNLKADFAANQIHPADAKRKPEEVVIDQPCCAFVKRVTVARVGDTIVVKNPAPIAHNFFWDTANNGTHNPTIAKQTDWTMPNPLVKETTPIQYKCTIHPWMAGYVRIFDHPYYAITDEDGKFEIKNAPVGNFQIVYWHENGVRGGAKGRAGEAIQIAGAGATMEMKPVDFDVSPK
- a CDS encoding sigma-70 family RNA polymerase sigma factor, with the protein product MSARLRLPSLLPALDDRALLSRFTEQHDQPAFEQLVKRHSRLVFGVCRRTVRDAHLAEDAFQAVFLVLARNPRGAAEATSVGGWLFGVARRIGLAARRHEQRREKREQKAPTEQRIEETPQTDFNDVLRVLDEELAAIPDEPRAALVACFLEERTHDEAARELGWSLSTLRRRLDRGKELLRSRLARRGVTLAVGLLTGALASPARATTLAPAPSPTSVALATEALKRGIGTKLWATTVGVVLAVSGIAFGVAYEANSPPISPLDPVAERSEAPKAQFDVAPAPHAVAKPWVTVSGRIVFPKERAIPNPRLVPTNGIQDAEVWKSFAPLRYEDTIINDKNRGIANVVVWLRPDSDDRKASFPREKIRPLLVDPEAQEHHVLAVAGQFLPRTLAVRAGDRVTFTNRLKVPTNIRYTAATSDMASTVREFNVLVANDTSRTSEPLPELHSPDSFRSTVHPWMTGFVWAFDHPYFAVTDASGRFTIENAPAGKWRLVAWHEVVGFLGSAPGRLGEKVTIPESRAGTLELDPREFESRGWPAKK